The proteins below come from a single Corynebacterium glyciniphilum AJ 3170 genomic window:
- a CDS encoding DUF1707 SHOCT-like domain-containing protein, with protein MSRVPRDPRDPAVRIGDADREAALSVLAVHFADGRITLTEYDERCRDAAAAQTRQELDVLFHDLPALPNQPGPPGHSVSPRTDVSVYSAGELAEQHRRGSRPRAGIMALTTLGAVGGAIALGNNASAIVLLLIPAVAVLLYVLKIGPESWHTPSPEALERARVRRLRREHQLALEEQQHSQQLALEEQKARRKLRTSEMTGDAVDFAQRAMKGAVGRFGKDGRGGRDGGAGTKGRDS; from the coding sequence ATGTCCCGTGTTCCTCGTGACCCCCGCGACCCCGCCGTCCGCATCGGCGACGCCGACCGCGAAGCCGCGTTGTCCGTCCTCGCCGTCCATTTCGCCGACGGGCGTATCACCCTGACCGAGTACGACGAGCGGTGTCGGGACGCCGCCGCGGCACAGACCCGGCAGGAACTGGACGTTCTCTTCCACGATCTGCCGGCGCTGCCCAACCAGCCCGGCCCGCCCGGTCACTCTGTCTCACCGAGGACCGATGTCTCCGTTTACTCCGCAGGAGAACTCGCCGAACAACATCGACGGGGATCACGTCCCCGGGCCGGGATCATGGCCCTGACCACTCTCGGTGCCGTCGGCGGGGCGATAGCACTCGGCAACAATGCTTCGGCGATCGTTCTCCTGCTCATCCCGGCGGTGGCGGTGCTGCTCTACGTGCTGAAGATCGGACCGGAGTCCTGGCACACCCCCAGTCCGGAGGCGTTGGAGCGTGCCCGGGTACGCCGGCTACGCCGCGAGCACCAGCTGGCGCTGGAAGAGCAGCAGCATTCCCAGCAGCTCGCGCTGGAGGAGCAGAAGGCCCGACGTAAACTGCGTACGTCCGAGATGACCGGCGACGCCGTGGATTTCGCCCAGCGCGCAATGAAAGGTGCCGTCGGACGATTCGGTAAGGACGGCAGAGGCGGCAGGGACGGTGGGGCCGGCACGAAGGGCCGCGACAGCTAG
- a CDS encoding acetyl/propionyl/methylcrotonyl-CoA carboxylase subunit alpha: MPVETRKLSKVLIANRGEIAVRVIRAAQDEGITSVAVYAEPDADAPFVRMADEAFALGGSTPADSYLDIGKVVDAAVRSGADAVHPGYGFLSERADFAAAVLEAGLTWIGPSPSAIAELGDKVTARHYAQKVDAPMVPGTSEPVADADEIIAFAGDHGLPVAIKAAFGGGGRGMKVAHTVEEIPDLFDSATREAEKAFGRGECFVERYLDRARHVECQVLADAHGNYVVASTRDCSLQRRFQKLVEEAPAPFLTAEQDERLRSSAKDILRAAGYQGAGTVEFLIGSDGLISFLEVNTRLQVEHPVTEEVAGWDLVREQFRIAEGHELSRTSDPELRGHSIEFRINGEDAAANFMPAPGVLTSYREPSGPGVRVDSGVEQGAVIGGQFDSMLAKLIVTGEDRDQALSRARRALDEYVVEGLPTVIPFHRAVLDDPAFTGDSLDVYTRWIEEEWDNQLAGATETADATDAAETADAVPARRITVEVDGRRVEVSVPGDLVGTGAPRRRARKNSGRREVKVSGDTSVAPMQGTVVTVLVEDGAEVAEGDQLLVIEAMKMENAVKAHKAGTVCELGVAAGDGVTKSQPLLKIV; this comes from the coding sequence GTGCCGGTAGAGACCCGGAAGTTGTCGAAGGTGCTGATCGCCAACCGTGGCGAGATCGCCGTCCGGGTGATCCGGGCTGCCCAGGATGAGGGCATCACCTCTGTCGCCGTGTACGCCGAGCCGGACGCCGACGCACCGTTCGTACGCATGGCCGACGAGGCGTTCGCACTCGGTGGCTCCACCCCGGCAGACTCCTACCTCGACATCGGCAAGGTCGTCGACGCCGCCGTGCGCTCGGGTGCGGACGCCGTCCACCCCGGCTACGGGTTCCTCTCGGAGCGCGCCGACTTCGCTGCCGCCGTCCTGGAGGCAGGGCTGACCTGGATCGGCCCGTCCCCCAGTGCCATCGCGGAGCTCGGGGACAAGGTCACCGCACGCCACTACGCCCAGAAGGTCGACGCCCCGATGGTGCCGGGCACCAGCGAGCCGGTCGCCGATGCCGATGAGATCATCGCCTTCGCCGGTGACCACGGCCTGCCTGTCGCCATCAAGGCCGCGTTCGGCGGTGGCGGTCGCGGAATGAAGGTCGCCCACACCGTCGAGGAGATCCCCGACCTCTTCGACTCCGCCACCCGTGAAGCCGAGAAGGCGTTCGGACGCGGCGAATGCTTCGTAGAGCGCTACCTCGACCGCGCACGGCATGTCGAGTGCCAGGTTCTGGCCGACGCGCACGGCAACTACGTCGTGGCCTCCACCCGTGACTGCTCGCTGCAGCGCCGTTTCCAGAAGCTCGTTGAAGAGGCCCCCGCACCGTTCCTCACCGCGGAGCAGGACGAGCGCCTGCGCAGTTCCGCCAAGGACATTCTCCGCGCCGCCGGCTACCAGGGTGCCGGGACAGTGGAGTTCCTCATCGGTTCCGACGGCCTGATCTCCTTCCTCGAGGTCAATACCCGACTGCAGGTGGAGCACCCGGTCACCGAGGAAGTCGCCGGCTGGGACCTGGTGCGTGAGCAGTTCCGGATCGCCGAGGGGCACGAGCTGTCCCGGACCAGTGACCCGGAGTTGCGGGGCCACTCCATCGAGTTCCGTATCAACGGTGAGGATGCGGCGGCGAACTTCATGCCTGCCCCCGGCGTCCTGACCTCGTACCGCGAGCCGTCGGGCCCGGGTGTCCGGGTGGATTCCGGGGTGGAACAAGGTGCCGTCATCGGTGGCCAGTTCGACTCCATGCTCGCCAAACTCATCGTCACCGGTGAGGACCGCGACCAGGCGCTGAGCCGCGCACGCCGCGCCCTGGACGAGTACGTCGTCGAGGGCCTCCCCACGGTCATCCCGTTCCACCGGGCAGTGCTGGACGATCCGGCCTTCACCGGTGACTCCCTGGACGTCTACACCCGGTGGATCGAGGAAGAGTGGGACAACCAGTTGGCCGGTGCCACCGAGACCGCAGATGCCACGGATGCCGCCGAGACCGCCGATGCCGTCCCCGCCCGCCGAATCACCGTTGAGGTCGATGGTCGTCGTGTCGAGGTCTCCGTCCCGGGTGACCTCGTCGGCACCGGAGCCCCCCGCCGCCGTGCACGCAAGAACTCAGGGCGTCGGGAGGTCAAGGTCTCCGGCGACACGTCCGTCGCGCCGATGCAGGGCACCGTGGTCACCGTCCTGGTCGAGGACGGGGCGGAGGTCGCCGAAGGTGACCAGCTGCTGGTCATCGAGGCGATGAAGATGGAGAACGCGGTGAAGGCACACAAGGCCGGTACCGTGTGCGAACTCGGCGTGGCGGCCGGGGACGGTGTCACCAAGTCGCAGCCGCTACTGAAGATCGTCTGA
- a CDS encoding amidohydrolase — protein sequence MSTLGSADSVPVVDAVAAWTVDNHDTVIDWRRHLHSHPELSHQETATTQFIVEKLTEAGLSPRRLPGTGVTVDIGGGADAPAIAFRADIDALPLTEVTGLDFASRTPGVMHACGHDIHTTVVLGLACALAEYDREHGLDQQVRCIFQPAEEVLDGGATDVIRAGALDGVSHIFAVHAEPKLRAGQIGVRTGAITSATDVVELIVRGPGGHTSRPHLTADVIYAVGVLITQLPGLLSRRVDPRTGTVLTFGAVSGGSAFNAIPQEATLLGTLRTGSPTVWRELDTLFPQLVEQILAPTGATAEIRYTKGVPPVTNDDACTAIMAQAVKDVDPHALQEAPQSSGGEDFSWYLEHVPGAMARLGAWTGSGEKPDLHQPNIVLDEACLPVGIRMFAGVVDQFDRFGRPGRGNFTD from the coding sequence GTGAGCACTCTTGGTTCAGCCGACTCTGTCCCGGTGGTTGACGCCGTCGCCGCCTGGACTGTCGACAACCACGACACGGTGATCGACTGGCGGCGCCACCTGCATTCCCACCCGGAGCTGTCCCACCAGGAGACCGCGACCACGCAGTTCATCGTCGAGAAGCTGACAGAGGCGGGACTTTCGCCACGTCGCCTGCCGGGGACCGGGGTCACTGTCGACATCGGGGGAGGGGCGGATGCGCCGGCCATCGCCTTCCGCGCCGATATCGACGCCCTGCCGCTCACAGAGGTCACCGGCCTGGACTTTGCCTCCCGCACTCCCGGCGTGATGCACGCCTGCGGTCACGACATCCACACCACCGTGGTTCTCGGCCTGGCCTGCGCACTCGCCGAGTACGACCGGGAGCACGGCCTCGACCAGCAGGTGCGGTGCATCTTCCAGCCCGCCGAGGAGGTCCTCGACGGCGGCGCGACCGACGTCATCCGCGCCGGGGCATTGGACGGTGTCAGTCATATCTTCGCCGTGCACGCGGAGCCGAAGCTGCGCGCCGGGCAGATCGGGGTGCGCACCGGTGCGATCACCTCGGCGACCGATGTCGTGGAGCTGATCGTGCGCGGCCCCGGAGGCCACACGAGCCGTCCGCACCTCACCGCCGACGTGATCTACGCCGTCGGGGTGTTGATCACCCAACTGCCGGGGCTGCTCTCGCGGCGGGTCGATCCGCGCACCGGCACGGTGCTGACCTTCGGCGCCGTCAGCGGCGGATCGGCGTTCAACGCCATTCCCCAAGAGGCCACCCTGCTCGGGACCCTGCGGACCGGCAGTCCCACCGTATGGCGGGAACTGGACACCCTGTTCCCGCAGCTCGTTGAGCAGATCCTGGCGCCGACGGGAGCCACCGCGGAAATCCGCTACACCAAGGGCGTCCCGCCGGTCACCAATGACGACGCCTGCACCGCCATCATGGCGCAGGCCGTCAAGGACGTCGATCCGCATGCTCTGCAGGAGGCGCCGCAGTCCTCCGGTGGGGAAGACTTCAGCTGGTACCTCGAGCATGTTCCCGGCGCCATGGCCCGCCTGGGCGCCTGGACGGGCTCCGGGGAGAAGCCGGACCTGCATCAGCCGAATATCGTGCTCGACGAAGCCTGTCTCCCGGTGGGCATCCGGATGTTCGCCGGTGTGGTGGACCAGTTCGACAGGTTCGGGCGCCCCGGCCGGGGCAATTTCACCGACTAG
- a CDS encoding sulfurtransferase — protein MGIELDPSPNLRQYAHPGKLVTSSWLGAKLGGPGLKVVESDSDPILYNIGHLPTAIRIDLHEDLGDPVTRDFLDGESFARLMDAKGITRDDTVVLYGDDSNLWASYTLWVFELFGHPDVRLLDGGREAWMQDERETSYDAPPEPTTGYPVVDRDDVSHRIFVDEVRSRHDALQLIDLRDPEDFIGIGTLEHGSPAEGNDPATYSDYSDAVTHIPVCRSGHIPGAVNIPQRATLHPNHRFRTREELDEVFSTLDASGATVPYCHAGERAAHLWFVLHHLLGWDDVRAYDGSWVEWGNMVRMPTATGA, from the coding sequence GTGGGAATCGAACTGGACCCCAGCCCGAATCTTCGGCAGTACGCCCACCCGGGCAAGCTCGTCACGAGCTCCTGGCTCGGCGCGAAGCTGGGTGGCCCCGGGTTGAAGGTGGTGGAGTCGGACTCCGACCCCATCCTCTACAACATCGGCCACCTCCCGACCGCCATCCGCATCGACCTCCACGAGGACCTCGGTGACCCGGTCACCCGCGATTTCCTCGACGGAGAGTCCTTCGCCCGCCTCATGGACGCCAAGGGGATCACCCGGGACGACACCGTGGTGCTCTACGGCGACGACTCGAATCTGTGGGCGAGCTACACACTCTGGGTCTTCGAGCTCTTCGGCCATCCGGACGTCCGCCTGCTCGACGGCGGCCGTGAGGCATGGATGCAGGATGAGCGGGAGACCTCGTACGACGCCCCTCCAGAGCCCACCACCGGGTACCCCGTGGTGGACCGGGACGACGTCTCCCACCGCATCTTCGTCGACGAGGTACGCTCCCGGCACGACGCACTGCAGCTGATCGACCTGCGTGACCCCGAGGACTTCATCGGTATCGGCACCCTGGAGCACGGTAGCCCGGCGGAAGGCAATGACCCGGCCACCTACTCCGACTACTCCGACGCAGTCACCCATATTCCGGTCTGCCGGAGCGGGCACATCCCCGGTGCCGTGAACATTCCGCAGCGGGCGACACTTCACCCGAACCACCGCTTCCGGACCCGTGAGGAACTCGACGAGGTGTTCTCCACGCTGGACGCGTCCGGCGCTACCGTGCCGTACTGCCACGCCGGCGAACGGGCCGCGCACCTGTGGTTCGTCCTGCACCACCTGCTGGGATGGGACGATGTCCGCGCCTACGACGGCTCGTGGGTGGAGTGGGGGAACATGGTCCGGATGCCGACCGCGACAGGTGCCTGA
- the glpK gene encoding glycerol kinase GlpK — translation MVDRFSSFFRSGRPGKSGGQRRGYVLSLDQGTTSTRAIVFDAAGAVHTVSQLEHRQIFPKPGWVEHDPEEIRLNARRVIADAVARADIGTEDLAGLGITNQRETTVIWDRETGEPVYNAIVWQDNRTGDFCSRLDAEHGDLFRERTGLPVSTYFAGPKIRWILDNVEGVRDRAERGELAFGTMDTWIIWELTRRSRRNSTNRRHRVRHITDVTNASRTMLMDLRTQKWDPELCEAMGVPMSLLPEIVSSSEQVGRVQRSGPVNNVTIAGILGDQQAATFGQACTEPGEAKCTYGTGNFLLMNTGTTLETSSHGLLSTVAYRLGNQPTVFALEGSVAVTGSLIQWLRDNLGLISSSSEVECLARSVDDNGGCVVVPAFSGLLAPRWAPDARGVIAGLTRYVTKAHIARAALEATAFQTREVVDAMNADSGVPLTHLRADGGMVVNSLLMQFQSDQLGVPVTVPKITETTALGAAYAAGLATGFFEDVEEIRRLWQEEHSYTPDVSATERDEAYALWNKAVERTLDWA, via the coding sequence ATGGTCGACCGGTTCAGCAGTTTCTTCCGCTCCGGCCGCCCGGGAAAGTCCGGCGGTCAGCGCCGGGGTTACGTACTTTCGCTGGACCAGGGAACGACATCCACCCGCGCCATCGTCTTCGACGCGGCGGGGGCGGTCCACACCGTCAGTCAGCTGGAGCACCGGCAGATCTTCCCGAAACCCGGGTGGGTCGAGCACGACCCGGAGGAGATCCGGCTCAACGCCCGCAGGGTCATCGCGGACGCGGTCGCACGTGCGGACATCGGTACCGAGGACCTCGCCGGGCTGGGCATCACCAATCAGCGTGAGACGACCGTGATCTGGGACCGGGAGACCGGTGAGCCGGTGTACAACGCCATCGTCTGGCAGGACAACCGCACCGGCGACTTCTGCTCCCGCCTGGATGCGGAGCACGGTGATCTCTTCCGCGAGCGCACCGGGCTGCCGGTGTCGACGTATTTCGCCGGGCCGAAGATCCGCTGGATCCTCGACAACGTGGAGGGGGTCCGCGACCGTGCTGAACGCGGCGAACTCGCCTTCGGAACAATGGACACCTGGATCATCTGGGAGCTCACCCGCCGTTCACGGCGTAACTCCACCAACCGGCGGCACCGCGTCCGGCACATCACGGACGTCACCAACGCCTCACGCACCATGCTCATGGACCTGCGGACCCAGAAATGGGACCCGGAGCTCTGTGAGGCGATGGGGGTGCCGATGTCGTTGCTGCCCGAGATCGTCAGCTCCTCTGAACAGGTCGGGCGGGTGCAACGCTCCGGGCCGGTGAACAACGTCACCATCGCCGGAATCCTCGGCGACCAGCAGGCCGCCACCTTCGGCCAGGCATGTACCGAGCCGGGTGAGGCGAAGTGCACCTACGGTACCGGTAACTTCCTGCTGATGAACACCGGAACGACCCTGGAGACCTCGTCCCACGGTCTGCTCAGCACCGTGGCCTACCGGCTCGGCAATCAGCCGACGGTGTTCGCCCTCGAAGGGTCGGTCGCGGTGACAGGCTCGTTGATCCAGTGGTTGCGCGACAACCTCGGCCTCATCTCGTCCTCATCCGAGGTCGAGTGCCTGGCCCGCAGCGTCGACGACAACGGGGGGTGTGTCGTCGTCCCCGCGTTCTCGGGCCTGCTGGCACCGCGCTGGGCGCCGGACGCGCGTGGCGTGATCGCCGGCCTGACCCGGTACGTGACTAAGGCGCACATCGCCCGTGCCGCCCTCGAGGCGACCGCCTTCCAGACCCGGGAGGTCGTCGACGCGATGAACGCGGACTCCGGTGTCCCACTGACGCACCTGCGCGCCGACGGTGGCATGGTCGTGAACTCCCTGCTGATGCAGTTCCAGTCCGACCAGCTCGGGGTACCGGTCACCGTGCCGAAGATCACGGAGACCACGGCCTTGGGCGCAGCCTACGCCGCCGGCCTGGCGACGGGCTTCTTCGAGGACGTCGAGGAGATCCGACGACTCTGGCAGGAGGAGCACTCCTACACCCCGGACGTCTCCGCCACTGAACGGGACGAGGCCTACGCCCTGTGGAACAAAGCCGTCGAACGGACCCTCGACTGGGCGTAG
- a CDS encoding Maf family protein produces the protein MSDAHRHRIILASSSPSRLSVLRSAGVEPSILVPGVDEDAATAELHSRIAEPTPAQVVCHLAQTKSQAVLDQYSDRLDSGLGSGLDSGLDSGTVVIAADSMLLLDGELQGKPLTVERTVERWRQQRGATATLITGHAVTYRGTTVTGSSETVVHFAEASDRDIEAYAATGEPLQCAGAFTLEALGGWFIDRIEGDPSSVIGLSLPLVRRTLAGFGLDVSNFWNR, from the coding sequence GTGTCTGACGCACACCGACACCGGATCATCCTGGCGTCGTCTTCCCCGTCACGACTGTCGGTGTTGCGTTCAGCGGGCGTTGAACCGAGCATCCTCGTCCCTGGTGTGGACGAAGATGCCGCCACCGCAGAACTGCACTCCCGGATCGCTGAGCCAACCCCCGCCCAGGTCGTCTGCCATCTGGCACAGACGAAGTCGCAGGCCGTTCTCGACCAGTACAGCGACCGACTGGACTCTGGGTTGGGCTCTGGGTTGGACTCTGGGTTGGACTCTGGGACCGTCGTCATCGCCGCGGACTCCATGCTCCTGCTCGACGGCGAACTGCAGGGTAAACCCCTGACCGTGGAACGCACCGTCGAACGCTGGCGGCAGCAGCGCGGAGCGACAGCGACACTGATCACCGGCCACGCGGTGACCTACCGCGGCACCACCGTCACAGGTTCCAGTGAGACCGTCGTGCACTTCGCCGAGGCATCCGACCGCGACATCGAGGCCTACGCCGCCACCGGTGAGCCGCTCCAGTGCGCGGGAGCGTTCACGCTTGAGGCGCTGGGCGGCTGGTTCATCGACCGGATCGAAGGGGATCCGTCCAGTGTGATCGGCCTGTCGCTCCCACTGGTGCGGCGCACACTGGCCGGGTTCGGGCTGGACGTCTCGAACTTCTGGAACCGGTAG
- a CDS encoding purine-nucleoside phosphorylase gives MVDSVAPSDMSPSETTAAAASAAAELARRTGRDAHDVAVVLGSGWRPAADVLCGADGTGEAASGMTEFPMSELPGFLPPTAEGHGGTVRSLEISGLRVLVLLGRTHSYEGHPVWRTAHAVRTAAAAGVRQLVLTNAAGGLADGMRVGEPVLISDHLNMTGRTPLVGADFVNLVDAYSPNLRLLVQELRPGMREAVYAMMPGPQYETPAEIRMLRALGAGLVGMSTVYETIAARAEGVEVLGLSLVTNLAAGITGEALNHEEVLAAGAASATEVGSLLRTLLEKLGDTDRRAEVGQ, from the coding sequence ATGGTTGATTCCGTGGCTCCTTCAGACATGTCCCCCTCCGAGACCACCGCCGCTGCCGCCAGCGCCGCAGCTGAGCTCGCCAGACGGACCGGTCGCGACGCCCACGACGTCGCCGTCGTCCTCGGTTCCGGGTGGCGTCCTGCGGCGGATGTGTTGTGCGGCGCGGACGGTACCGGTGAAGCTGCCTCCGGCATGACGGAGTTCCCCATGTCGGAGCTCCCCGGGTTCCTTCCCCCGACGGCGGAGGGGCACGGCGGCACGGTCCGCAGCCTGGAGATCAGCGGACTCCGGGTTCTCGTCCTGCTGGGACGAACCCACAGTTACGAGGGTCATCCGGTATGGCGGACGGCGCACGCGGTACGGACCGCGGCGGCCGCCGGCGTGCGGCAGCTCGTCCTCACGAACGCCGCCGGCGGCCTCGCTGACGGCATGAGGGTCGGCGAGCCCGTGCTGATCAGCGACCACCTCAACATGACCGGACGTACGCCCCTCGTCGGCGCCGACTTCGTCAACCTGGTGGACGCCTACTCACCCAACCTGCGGTTGCTAGTCCAGGAACTGCGTCCAGGCATGCGAGAGGCGGTGTACGCGATGATGCCGGGGCCACAGTATGAGACACCGGCGGAGATCAGGATGCTGCGCGCCCTCGGCGCCGGGTTGGTCGGCATGTCCACGGTGTACGAGACCATCGCCGCTCGTGCCGAAGGTGTCGAGGTGCTGGGGCTGTCGCTGGTGACCAATCTGGCGGCCGGGATCACCGGCGAGGCGCTGAACCACGAGGAGGTACTGGCGGCGGGCGCCGCATCCGCCACCGAGGTGGGCTCGCTGCTGAGGACATTGCTGGAGAAGCTCGGCGACACCGACCGACGGGCGGAGGTCGGCCAGTGA